A genomic stretch from Gemmatimonadales bacterium includes:
- the selD gene encoding selenide, water dikinase SelD yields the protein MTDAPRDQRPHIRLSTLSHGAGUACKLGPAELAQVLRFVPPSTDPSVLVDASGGDDAAVIRLDAERALVLTTDFFTPIVDDAYDFGRIAAANALSDVYAMGGRPLYCLNLVGWPRGTLPLETLGEVLRGAADVVAKAGAVIVGGHSIDDPEPKFGLVAVGEVHPDRMTTNAAARPGDRLVLTKPIGSGIIATAIKREAASPATIAAAIQVMTTLNDGAAAAARLAGVRAATDVTGFGLLGHLRSMMAASGCAAEVWAGAVPLLPDVVSLAEAGHVPGGTTRNLESLAGTTAFDDAVGQIGRIILADAQTSGGLLIAAPRDVVGRLLEELRARGTLAASVVGIVAEGSPGALAVHAGSPVPG from the coding sequence ATGACCGACGCTCCCCGCGATCAGCGGCCCCACATCCGCCTAAGCACGCTCTCCCACGGCGCGGGTTGAGCCTGCAAACTCGGCCCCGCTGAGCTAGCGCAGGTCCTGCGCTTCGTCCCCCCGAGCACCGACCCTTCGGTGCTGGTGGATGCGAGCGGTGGCGACGACGCCGCCGTCATCCGCCTGGACGCGGAGCGCGCGCTGGTCCTGACGACGGATTTCTTCACGCCGATCGTGGACGACGCCTACGACTTCGGCCGCATTGCGGCAGCGAACGCGCTGTCGGACGTGTACGCGATGGGCGGGCGGCCCCTCTACTGCCTCAACCTGGTCGGGTGGCCGCGGGGCACGCTGCCGCTCGAGACCCTGGGCGAGGTCCTGCGCGGCGCGGCCGACGTGGTCGCCAAGGCGGGCGCGGTCATCGTGGGCGGGCACTCGATAGACGACCCCGAGCCGAAGTTCGGCCTGGTCGCGGTGGGCGAAGTGCATCCGGACCGGATGACCACCAACGCGGCCGCCCGTCCTGGAGACCGGCTGGTGCTTACCAAGCCGATCGGCTCGGGGATCATCGCGACGGCGATAAAGCGCGAGGCCGCGTCGCCCGCCACGATCGCGGCGGCGATCCAGGTGATGACGACCCTGAACGACGGCGCCGCGGCGGCGGCACGGCTCGCGGGCGTACGGGCAGCGACCGACGTCACCGGCTTCGGGCTTCTCGGCCACCTGCGCTCGATGATGGCGGCGAGCGGATGCGCCGCGGAGGTCTGGGCCGGTGCGGTACCGCTCCTGCCGGACGTGGTCTCCCTCGCCGAGGCTGGCCACGTCCCCGGCGGCACTACCCGGAATCTCGAGTCGCTCGCGGGAACCACGGCGTTCGACGACGCCGTGGGCCAGATCGGCCGGATCATCCTCGCGGATGCGCAAACGTCCGGAGGCCTGCTGATAGCGGCCCCGCGCGACGTCGTGGGGCGGCTCCTGGAGGAGCTGCGCGCCCGCGGGACCCTTGCCGCCTCGGTGGTGGGCATCGTCGCCGAAGGCAGCCCGGGCGCGCTGGCCGTTCACGCCGGCAGCCCCGTGCCGGGATGA
- a CDS encoding universal stress protein: MFTRLLVGLDGSAGAESALTAAIDLARRFHSTIVLAAIVDVRILEAPLYESAAPLWTEGLPLAPVSAELGRALDERAERLLEGGAARVRAAGLAVETVKAVGLVDEELVRLAGQAEAIVVGRRGEMHEAPGTLGEVTAHIIKKSPKPVLVAGEHPSPCERPVVAYDGREHSTQALAVAARYAVAVAVRLDIVHVTEDAVAGDALLARAGAFLSGQGVSYETHRLTGDIGRAVAGFIEGSGCDLLVVGAHGGRGRHSWSIGSTAEKLLRATAVPVIVNR; this comes from the coding sequence ATGTTTACCCGGTTGCTCGTTGGGCTGGACGGTTCCGCGGGAGCCGAGTCCGCACTGACGGCTGCCATCGACCTCGCCCGCCGCTTCCATTCCACGATCGTCCTCGCCGCCATCGTCGACGTCCGCATCCTCGAGGCGCCGCTCTACGAATCCGCCGCACCGCTGTGGACCGAAGGCTTGCCGCTCGCTCCAGTTTCAGCCGAGCTCGGCCGCGCGCTGGACGAGCGCGCGGAGAGGCTGCTCGAAGGCGGCGCCGCGCGAGTCCGTGCGGCCGGGCTCGCGGTGGAGACGGTCAAGGCGGTCGGGCTGGTGGACGAGGAGTTGGTGCGCCTGGCCGGGCAGGCCGAGGCGATCGTGGTCGGCCGCCGCGGCGAGATGCACGAAGCCCCGGGCACGCTCGGCGAGGTGACGGCGCACATCATAAAGAAGTCGCCCAAACCGGTGCTCGTGGCAGGCGAGCATCCATCCCCGTGCGAGCGGCCGGTGGTCGCGTACGACGGGCGAGAGCACAGCACGCAGGCGCTCGCCGTGGCGGCGCGCTACGCCGTCGCGGTCGCCGTGCGCCTCGACATCGTTCACGTCACCGAGGATGCGGTGGCCGGAGACGCGTTGCTCGCCCGGGCCGGTGCCTTCCTCTCCGGGCAGGGCGTGAGTTACGAGACGCACCGGCTCACCGGGGACATCGGCAGGGCCGTGGCCGGCTTCATCGAGGGTTCGGGCTGCGACCTGCTCGTCGTCGGCGCGCATGGAGGCCGCGGACGCCATTCGTGGTCGATAGGATCAACCGCCGAGAAGCTGCTCAGGGCCACGGCAGTCCCGGTGATCGTCAATCGATAA
- a CDS encoding ribonuclease H gives MVHADEACLGNGTEPPNPGGAGGLVEVRRRSGVVERRDYYTSEPDTTNNRMALRSAILALDLLGARGGSVALEFVSDSQYLVRGMTEWLPGWRRREWRKVKNPELWQELADLAETHEVCWRWVRGHAENPKNEYADFLATTAAREQRTSGELIESGFEGWLRKEREKEKYLDFDPDAELLLD, from the coding sequence CTGGTCCACGCGGACGAGGCGTGCCTGGGCAACGGCACCGAGCCGCCGAACCCTGGCGGGGCGGGCGGGCTCGTCGAAGTGCGTCGGCGCTCCGGCGTCGTGGAGCGGCGCGACTACTACACGTCGGAACCTGACACGACCAACAACCGCATGGCGCTCCGCTCGGCGATCCTCGCGCTCGATCTGTTAGGCGCGAGGGGAGGCTCGGTCGCGCTCGAGTTCGTGTCCGACTCCCAGTACCTGGTGCGCGGCATGACGGAGTGGCTCCCGGGCTGGCGGCGGCGCGAGTGGCGCAAGGTCAAGAACCCGGAGTTGTGGCAGGAGCTCGCCGATCTGGCCGAGACGCACGAGGTGTGCTGGCGATGGGTGAGGGGCCACGCCGAAAACCCGAAGAACGAATACGCGGACTTCCTCGCTACCACAGCGGCTCGGGAACAGCGGACGTCGGGCGAGCTGATCGAGTCGGGCTTCGAGGGGTGGCTGCGGAAAGAGCGAGAGAAGGAGAAGTACCTGGACTTCGATCCGGACGCGGAACTGCTGCTCGACTGA
- a CDS encoding zinc ribbon domain-containing protein, which translates to MPSPLSSAPDELDRLFTKLVANLAELDPSRLHRPFPISELYESLVPYRTHRKILGIESGEDYEMVVLRLLSGERGYASIEPADVRQALAREAASVNPDTGLFRRFTGAKVHLDPDRVSDALGGAVPEAEAQPGVTEEEAAEATPPPPATQPEADAAAEAQALLPFVLDEEEEEPEEPVVARPREIAAHVSAPCAYCGGDLPVGRAVLFCPHCGQNVGVVHCPTCGSELDVGWRFCITCGQKVAGLG; encoded by the coding sequence ATGCCTTCCCCGTTGTCGTCGGCTCCCGACGAGCTCGACCGGCTCTTCACCAAGCTGGTTGCCAACCTGGCGGAGCTCGATCCGTCCCGGCTCCACCGGCCGTTCCCCATATCGGAACTGTACGAGAGCCTCGTCCCCTATCGCACCCACCGCAAGATCCTGGGCATCGAGTCGGGTGAAGACTATGAGATGGTGGTGCTGCGGCTCCTCTCCGGAGAGCGGGGGTACGCCAGCATCGAACCTGCGGATGTGCGCCAGGCGCTCGCGCGGGAGGCGGCGAGCGTGAATCCCGACACGGGACTGTTCCGCCGGTTCACCGGCGCAAAGGTCCACCTGGATCCCGACCGCGTGAGTGACGCGCTCGGCGGCGCCGTGCCCGAGGCCGAAGCCCAGCCCGGCGTGACGGAGGAAGAAGCGGCTGAGGCTACCCCGCCGCCGCCGGCCACTCAACCGGAGGCCGACGCGGCGGCTGAGGCCCAGGCACTTCTCCCCTTCGTATTGGACGAAGAGGAAGAGGAGCCCGAAGAGCCGGTCGTGGCGCGGCCCCGCGAGATCGCCGCGCATGTGAGCGCTCCGTGCGCCTACTGCGGCGGTGACCTCCCAGTGGGCCGCGCGGTCCTCTTCTGTCCCCATTGCGGGCAGAACGTCGGGGTCGTGCACTGCCCGACGTGCGGCTCCGAGCTGGACGTGGGCTGGCGCTTCTGCATCACCTGCGGACAGAAGGTCGCGGGCCTCGGTTGA